In the genome of Massilia sp. PAMC28688, one region contains:
- a CDS encoding 16S rRNA (uracil(1498)-N(3))-methyltransferase, with the protein MPRFYCSLPLAPGLPLDLPDAVAHHVHVLRLQPGAMLTLFNGEGGEYAAELLSVDKKRARALLGAHVAREAELPFALTLAQALPEASKMDWIIEKAVELGVTSIAPLAAQRCVVRLSGERAAKRLAHWQGVIVAASEQSGRNRLAQLAPVESFGSFIATPGAQRRILLSPRAGTSLAAWAQTQQPHALTIMIGPEGGFTAQEEEEAVAAGALALSMGPRVLRTETAGMAATATLAALWGQAQPAA; encoded by the coding sequence ATGCCACGCTTTTACTGCTCCTTGCCCCTCGCCCCAGGCCTGCCCCTCGATCTGCCCGACGCCGTGGCCCACCATGTGCACGTGCTGCGCTTGCAGCCTGGGGCCATGCTGACCTTGTTCAATGGCGAAGGCGGCGAATATGCGGCCGAATTATTGAGCGTGGATAAGAAGCGCGCCCGGGCCCTGCTGGGCGCCCACGTGGCGCGCGAAGCCGAGCTGCCGTTTGCCCTAACGCTGGCTCAGGCCCTGCCGGAAGCATCCAAGATGGACTGGATCATTGAAAAGGCAGTGGAACTAGGCGTGACAAGCATCGCCCCGCTGGCAGCTCAGCGCTGCGTGGTGCGTCTGTCAGGCGAACGGGCCGCAAAGCGCCTGGCGCACTGGCAGGGCGTGATCGTCGCGGCGAGCGAACAGAGCGGGCGCAACCGCCTTGCGCAGCTCGCGCCGGTGGAAAGTTTCGGCAGCTTCATTGCCACCCCGGGCGCGCAACGCCGCATCCTGCTCTCGCCGCGCGCCGGCACCTCACTGGCGGCATGGGCGCAGACGCAGCAGCCACACGCGCTTACCATAATGATCGGACCGGAGGGAGGCTTCACGGCGCAGGAAGAAGAGGAGGCCGTCGCGGCCGGCGCGCTGGCGCTGTCGATGGGACCGCGGGTGCTGCGCACAGAAACGGCCGGCATGGCGGCAACTGCCACGCTGGCGGCCCTGTGGGGCCAGGCTCAGCCCGCAGCCTGA
- the tkt gene encoding transketolase, translating into MNSTLPTTLMANAIRALAMDAVQQANSGHPGMPMGMADIAVALWAGHYQHNPANPKWINRDRFLLSNGHGSMLHYALLHLSGYALTMDDIRAFRQMHSKTPGHPEVDITPGVETTTGPLGQGIANAVGMALSEYLLAAQFNKPGHEVVDHYTYAFLGDGCLMEGISHEVCALAGTLGLKKLIALYDDNGISIDGKVEGWFTDDTPKRFESYNWNVIRDVDGHDVAAVDAAIAQAKLADKPTLICCKTIIGKGSPNLQGGDKVHGAALGDKEVAAVREHLLWTSVPFEIPADVYSAWDAKAAGAAREAKWNEQFSAYRAQFPQEAAELERRMNGELPANFEQLVADAIASCVEKKETIATRKASQNAIQALAPSLPEFLGGSADLTSSNLTNWKECVALRSGKPGNHVNYGVREFGMSAIMNGIALHGGFIPFGATFLTFSDYSRNALRMAALMKLRSIFVFTHDSIGLGEDGPTHQSIEHVSSLRLIPNLDNWRPCDTVESAAAWGAAVRRKDGPSTLIFSRQNLPYMERNDAQIADIARGGYVLQDAANAKVILMATGSEVELAMKAAAALTAEGVAVRVVSMPSTDVFDRQDAAYKASVLTRGVPRVAIEAGVTDFWYKYVGLEGAVVGIDTFGESAPAPVLFKHFGFTVENVVAKAKLVLAA; encoded by the coding sequence ATGAACTCGACGCTCCCTACCACCTTGATGGCCAACGCGATCCGCGCGCTGGCAATGGACGCTGTACAACAGGCCAATTCAGGCCATCCAGGCATGCCGATGGGCATGGCCGACATTGCCGTGGCGCTGTGGGCCGGGCACTACCAGCACAATCCGGCCAATCCAAAGTGGATCAACCGCGACCGTTTCCTGCTCTCGAACGGCCATGGCTCGATGCTGCATTACGCCTTGTTGCACCTGTCGGGCTATGCGCTGACCATGGACGACATCCGCGCCTTCCGCCAGATGCATTCGAAGACCCCGGGCCACCCGGAAGTGGACATCACGCCCGGTGTCGAGACCACCACCGGCCCGCTGGGCCAGGGCATTGCCAACGCGGTCGGCATGGCCTTGTCGGAATACCTGCTGGCAGCGCAATTCAATAAGCCAGGCCACGAGGTGGTGGACCACTACACCTACGCCTTCCTGGGCGATGGCTGCCTGATGGAAGGCATTTCGCATGAGGTGTGCGCACTGGCCGGCACCCTGGGCCTGAAAAAGCTGATCGCCCTGTACGACGACAATGGCATCTCGATCGACGGCAAGGTGGAAGGCTGGTTCACCGACGACACGCCCAAGCGCTTTGAATCGTACAACTGGAATGTGATCCGCGATGTGGATGGGCATGACGTGGCTGCGGTGGACGCTGCCATTGCCCAGGCCAAGCTGGCCGACAAGCCAACCCTGATCTGCTGCAAGACCATCATCGGCAAGGGCTCGCCCAACCTGCAGGGCGGTGACAAGGTCCATGGCGCGGCCCTCGGCGACAAGGAAGTGGCAGCCGTGCGCGAGCACCTGCTGTGGACCTCAGTGCCATTCGAGATCCCGGCCGACGTCTACAGCGCCTGGGATGCCAAGGCCGCCGGTGCCGCGCGCGAGGCGAAGTGGAACGAGCAGTTCAGCGCCTACCGCGCGCAATTCCCGCAAGAGGCCGCGGAACTGGAGCGCCGCATGAACGGTGAGCTGCCGGCCAACTTCGAGCAGCTGGTCGCGGACGCCATCGCGTCCTGCGTCGAGAAGAAGGAAACCATTGCCACGCGCAAGGCAAGCCAGAACGCGATCCAGGCCCTGGCGCCATCGCTGCCGGAATTTTTGGGCGGCTCGGCCGACCTGACCAGCTCCAACCTGACCAATTGGAAGGAATGCGTGGCCCTGCGTTCGGGCAAGCCCGGCAACCATGTCAACTATGGCGTGCGCGAATTCGGCATGAGCGCCATCATGAACGGCATCGCCCTGCACGGCGGCTTCATCCCGTTTGGCGCCACCTTCCTCACTTTTTCGGACTACAGCCGCAATGCGCTGCGCATGGCCGCGCTCATGAAGCTGCGTTCCATCTTTGTATTCACGCACGACTCGATCGGCCTGGGCGAAGACGGTCCGACCCACCAGTCGATCGAGCATGTCTCGTCGCTGCGCCTGATCCCGAACCTGGACAACTGGCGCCCGTGCGACACGGTCGAGTCGGCCGCGGCCTGGGGCGCTGCCGTGCGCCGCAAGGACGGCCCGTCGACCCTGATTTTCTCGCGCCAGAACTTGCCGTACATGGAGCGCAATGATGCGCAGATCGCCGACATCGCCCGCGGCGGCTACGTGCTGCAGGACGCGGCCAATGCCAAGGTGATCCTGATGGCCACCGGTTCGGAAGTCGAGCTGGCCATGAAGGCTGCTGCCGCCCTCACGGCCGAAGGCGTGGCCGTGCGCGTGGTGTCGATGCCGTCGACCGACGTGTTCGACCGCCAGGACGCCGCTTACAAGGCGAGCGTGCTCACGCGTGGCGTGCCGCGGGTGGCCATTGAAGCCGGCGTGACCGATTTTTGGTATAAATACGTCGGCCTGGAGGGCGCCGTGGTTGGCATCGATACCTTCGGTGAATCGGCCCCGGCACCGGTGCTGTTCAAGCACTTCGGTTTCACGGTCGAGAACGTCGTGGCCAAGGCCAAGCTGGTTCTGGCGGCCTGA
- the gap gene encoding type I glyceraldehyde-3-phosphate dehydrogenase: MTIKVAINGYGRIGRNVLRAFYEGGKKQDIQIVAINDLGDAKSNAHLTRYDTAHGKFPGTVTVDGDNMIVNGDPIRVFAQRNPADIPWGELGVDVVLECTGFFTTKEKASAHLKGGAKKVIISAPGGKDVDATIVYGVNQSVLKASDTVISNASCTTNCLAPLVKPLNDAIGVESGLMTTVHAYTNDQVLSDVMHEDMRRARSATQSMIPTKTGAAAAVGLVLPELNGKLDGFAVRVPTINVSLVDLTFIAKRDTTVEEVNALMKAAAEGDMKEVLTYQTEPLVSIDFNHNPASSNFDSTLTKVSGRLVKVSSWYDNEWGFSNRMLDTTVALMNAK, translated from the coding sequence ATGACGATCAAAGTTGCAATCAACGGTTATGGCCGTATCGGCCGCAATGTGCTGCGCGCTTTCTACGAAGGCGGCAAGAAGCAGGACATCCAGATCGTGGCCATCAACGACCTGGGCGACGCCAAGTCAAACGCGCACCTGACCCGCTATGACACGGCGCACGGCAAGTTTCCCGGCACCGTCACGGTCGATGGCGACAACATGATCGTCAACGGCGACCCGATCCGCGTATTCGCGCAGCGTAACCCTGCTGACATTCCCTGGGGCGAGCTGGGCGTGGACGTGGTACTGGAATGCACGGGCTTTTTCACCACCAAGGAAAAAGCCTCGGCTCACCTGAAGGGCGGCGCCAAGAAAGTCATCATCTCGGCGCCGGGCGGCAAGGACGTGGACGCCACCATCGTCTACGGCGTCAACCAGTCGGTGCTCAAGGCATCGGACACGGTGATTTCCAACGCGTCGTGCACCACCAATTGCCTGGCTCCGCTGGTCAAGCCACTCAACGATGCCATCGGCGTGGAAAGCGGCCTGATGACCACCGTGCACGCGTACACCAACGACCAGGTGCTGTCGGACGTGATGCATGAAGACATGCGCCGCGCCCGCTCGGCCACCCAGAGCATGATCCCGACCAAGACCGGCGCGGCTGCCGCGGTGGGCCTGGTGCTGCCGGAGCTGAACGGCAAGCTGGACGGCTTTGCAGTGCGCGTGCCGACCATCAATGTGTCGCTGGTGGACCTGACCTTCATCGCCAAGCGCGATACGACGGTCGAGGAAGTCAATGCCCTGATGAAAGCTGCAGCCGAAGGTGACATGAAGGAAGTGCTGACCTACCAGACCGAGCCGCTGGTATCGATCGACTTCAACCACAACCCGGCCTCGTCGAACTTTGACTCGACCCTGACCAAGGTATCGGGCCGCCTGGTGAAGGTATCGTCGTGGTACGACAATGAGTGGGGTTTCTCGAACCGCATGCTCGACACGACTGTGGCGCTGATGAACGCGAAGTAA
- a CDS encoding TonB-dependent receptor, whose translation MDNKALGHSVVRRTAVAIAASLLVASVSYAQQAEGSIYGKAAAGQKITITSVDTNSTRQIVADANGSFTQAKLPPGNYTVTSNGVTREVTVAIGTGTQVILAGSDTPQRVVISRKRNPIDVSSVETTTVFTAEQMRALPVARDVNAIATLAPGVVKGDGDLGNGGLPAFAGASVAENGYYINGFDVTNIRTFLSYANLPFDAIGSQQVKVGGYGAEYGRSLGGVISISTKRGTNTWQGGASLYWSPEALQGRGRNVVDLDPAHNDQVTGEAGYTVYNRFNRDTDLTANVYAGGPIIKDKLFVFGVIEGRRDSWDRFDQTGSTKNLSNQPNGMIKVDFTPNDAHRFEFTGITNKTKREVLDYTLPAGRYATSHVGQGAASTITGGGHTLIAKYTGYLTDNLTLSVLGGKVEDMVTKTVGAREQGQDCPVVYDLGLVPLGCWAFDNFPGSVRDFTRPDDKDTRKAFRVDADYVLGNHTLRAGVDNQEFASLAAGTLTYSGGVYWRYFQANSAGTVNGVVGAVAPNGIYVRRRDGFSTSGEFKVENKAYYLEDTYKGIKNVTLYGGLRWESFDNKNGDGVSFVKADNLFAPRLGAAWDVNGDASMKVYANAGRYYIPVAANTNIRATRGEASSTRFFSFNGKDPRTGAPLNLGSEIGVASIVGDGSLADPATIADTNLQPMSQDEFILGLQKNIAKGWTVGVKGTHRKVNNGMDDYCSHLAFENYAEDKGFTNFDSGTMAGCILVNPGQDVTLNVDLENNGTLKPVTFPASYIGLGQYTRKYDAIEFSADRPFDGKWNLNASYTWSRTKGTAEGYVNSVINQEDAGVSQDFDFPSLDDGADGYTSNDRTHVFKVYGNYMLNDTLRVGMNGTVSSGRPTSCIGFVPHTAADYSDARNYTTASSYYCLNNQGQSVLGQRGTAGRTPWNGTLDMNVAYMPKLAKGRLTLQMDVFNVFDSQQVSEWNETRDYSRATTSATEGKLNPNYQRPTQFQSPRTVRVTARYEF comes from the coding sequence ATGGATAACAAAGCACTCGGTCACTCAGTGGTGCGTCGCACCGCTGTAGCGATCGCTGCCAGCTTGCTGGTTGCATCCGTCTCGTACGCTCAGCAAGCTGAGGGTTCGATCTACGGTAAGGCCGCCGCCGGCCAGAAGATCACCATTACCAGCGTTGACACCAACAGCACGCGCCAGATCGTGGCCGATGCCAATGGTTCGTTTACGCAAGCCAAGCTCCCACCAGGCAACTACACCGTCACCAGCAATGGCGTGACACGTGAAGTCACCGTTGCCATTGGTACCGGTACCCAGGTGATCCTTGCCGGTTCCGACACCCCGCAGCGCGTGGTCATTTCGCGCAAGCGCAACCCGATTGACGTGTCCAGCGTCGAGACCACCACCGTGTTCACCGCCGAGCAAATGCGCGCGCTGCCAGTGGCACGTGACGTGAACGCTATCGCTACCCTGGCACCAGGCGTGGTCAAGGGCGACGGCGACCTCGGTAACGGCGGCCTGCCTGCATTCGCCGGCGCTTCGGTAGCGGAAAACGGCTACTACATCAACGGCTTTGACGTCACTAACATTCGTACCTTCCTTTCCTATGCCAACCTGCCGTTTGACGCCATCGGCTCGCAGCAGGTCAAGGTCGGCGGCTATGGCGCCGAATACGGCCGTTCGCTCGGTGGCGTGATTTCGATCTCCACCAAGCGCGGCACCAACACCTGGCAAGGCGGCGCATCGCTGTACTGGTCGCCTGAAGCACTGCAAGGACGCGGCCGCAATGTTGTTGACCTTGATCCAGCCCATAATGACCAGGTCACTGGCGAAGCTGGCTATACGGTCTATAACCGTTTTAACCGCGACACCGACCTGACAGCTAACGTCTATGCCGGTGGCCCGATCATCAAGGACAAGCTGTTCGTGTTTGGCGTGATTGAGGGCCGCCGTGATAGCTGGGATCGTTTTGATCAGACGGGCAGCACCAAGAACCTGTCGAATCAGCCAAACGGCATGATCAAGGTAGACTTTACCCCTAACGATGCACATCGTTTCGAATTTACTGGCATCACCAACAAGACTAAACGGGAAGTGCTTGATTACACGCTGCCCGCAGGACGCTATGCAACGAGCCACGTCGGCCAAGGTGCAGCCAGCACCATCACCGGCGGCGGCCATACACTGATCGCGAAATACACCGGCTACCTCACCGATAATCTCACGCTGTCCGTGTTGGGCGGCAAGGTCGAGGACATGGTAACGAAGACAGTTGGTGCGCGCGAGCAGGGCCAGGATTGCCCAGTTGTCTACGACCTGGGCCTGGTCCCACTTGGTTGCTGGGCCTTTGACAATTTCCCAGGTTCGGTACGCGACTTCACCCGTCCTGACGACAAAGACACCCGTAAAGCGTTCCGCGTCGACGCAGACTACGTTCTGGGTAACCATACGCTGCGCGCTGGCGTCGATAACCAGGAATTTGCTTCCTTGGCAGCAGGCACCCTGACTTACTCGGGTGGCGTTTACTGGCGTTATTTCCAGGCGAACTCGGCCGGCACGGTCAATGGCGTTGTTGGCGCAGTAGCTCCTAACGGCATTTATGTGCGCCGCCGCGACGGCTTCTCGACTTCCGGCGAGTTCAAGGTCGAGAACAAGGCATATTACCTGGAAGATACCTACAAGGGAATCAAGAACGTTACCCTGTATGGTGGTCTGCGGTGGGAATCGTTCGACAACAAGAATGGCGATGGCGTCAGCTTCGTCAAGGCTGACAACCTGTTCGCACCGCGCCTGGGCGCAGCTTGGGACGTGAACGGTGATGCGTCGATGAAAGTGTATGCGAATGCCGGTCGCTATTATATTCCGGTCGCTGCCAACACCAACATCCGTGCCACCCGTGGCGAGGCTTCGTCAACCCGCTTCTTCTCGTTTAACGGCAAGGATCCACGCACTGGCGCTCCGCTGAATCTGGGTTCTGAAATCGGCGTTGCCAGCATCGTTGGTGACGGTAGCCTGGCCGATCCAGCAACGATTGCTGACACAAATCTGCAGCCAATGTCACAAGACGAGTTCATCTTGGGCCTGCAAAAGAACATCGCCAAAGGCTGGACGGTGGGCGTCAAGGGTACGCACCGTAAGGTCAACAACGGCATGGACGACTACTGCTCGCACTTGGCCTTTGAGAACTATGCTGAAGACAAAGGCTTCACCAACTTCGATTCGGGCACCATGGCCGGCTGTATTCTCGTTAATCCTGGCCAGGATGTTACGCTGAATGTCGACCTGGAAAATAATGGCACACTCAAGCCAGTGACTTTCCCGGCAAGCTATATTGGTCTGGGGCAGTACACCCGCAAGTATGATGCTATCGAGTTCTCCGCTGACCGTCCATTTGACGGCAAGTGGAACCTGAACGCTTCATACACCTGGTCGCGTACCAAGGGTACCGCGGAAGGCTATGTCAATTCGGTCATCAACCAGGAAGACGCCGGCGTTTCGCAGGACTTCGACTTCCCATCGCTCGATGACGGCGCAGACGGCTACACCTCCAACGACCGCACGCATGTGTTCAAGGTCTATGGTAACTACATGCTCAACGACACACTGCGTGTGGGCATGAACGGCACGGTTTCTTCGGGTCGCCCAACCAGCTGCATCGGTTTTGTTCCTCACACTGCAGCGGACTACTCCGATGCACGTAACTACACCACTGCATCCTCGTACTACTGCCTGAATAATCAGGGTCAGTCAGTCCTGGGGCAGCGCGGTACGGCTGGCCGTACCCCATGGAACGGCACGCTGGACATGAACGTCGCTTATATGCCTAAGCTGGCCAAAGGCCGCCTGACGCTGCAGATGGATGTGTTTAACGTATTCGACTCGCAGCAAGTTAGCGAGTGGAATGAGACGCGCGATTACAGCCGCGCAACGACGTCTGCCACCGAAGGCAAGTTGAACCCGAACTACCAGCGTCCGACGCAGTTCCAGTCGCCACGGACGGTGCGTGTCACGGCACGTTACGAGTTCTAA
- a CDS encoding TonB-dependent siderophore receptor, whose translation MTKQFILKKSVLAVAMTLATSQYALAQADTAPIQKVVVTGSNIKRIDSETASPVTVLRREEIKATGATTVRQVLDTLTSFDTGTLRDDGSATSFARGASGASMRGLGKGATLVLVNGRRVSNYAFADGGQDVFVNVDSIPADVIERVEVLKDGASAIYGSDAMSGVINIITRSTYQGIGVSGSIERPQSHKFGGQQTAGLVGGFGNLEADGFNVFANLEAYKRHGYMQNEIIGSYPAWHKKYVSPAFGDPSLFSFPGNLNEPRAGTRAAIRTAVASCPASRVNTAGLCTSDLTGITQSSDSAERLNFFSQAKFKLGSEMRGFAEVAYSTTKTEYRSLPYANAAGSPTNWFNGYLKRSESVAKPKLAVGNPANPYSFPVGIDYRFMDNLDMWKSPSEANQYRVMAGINGPIERFGFEWEVAAGRVGGDAESRDHGAHRDRFPAAVSSGEYVIGGPNSQELLDRMFPVIGTDAKISQDFVDGKLTGEVMTLAGGPLSFAIGGEFRRESMYIKSTDNVVNAEIIGRGSLFIDGQRDLSAVFLELDAPVTKKLVVNAALRADKADGFDGHVSPKVGVRYTVTPKVLLRGTVAGGFRAPNIPETLGKVGLTGFFNSTLDPKRCDTATRIRDILATGTSTDRSDATVAYNSGCLTSVPAMISSSSSLKPETSKSLTLGFVAEPVKNVNFAMDYYRIEREDEIAYRPVSYVLQREDNAPYSQFIVRNPVSDTDRRLADRANVLSPGANLAFTNGNIQSLLLSYENFGKTLTSGIDLDLSGRLNMGANGTLTVGLMSTIALKLQEWDIDAGAFRPNTIGLRGNPKYTNVLSAVWKKGTFATSVRINRTSRTELNFDETDEARWNEAGCIKNVKPTDDLPCYTAASMRTDLNFVYSGFKNTRLTVNVRNALKTSAPVDLRGGYALRPRSIKVAAEYSF comes from the coding sequence TTGACTAAGCAATTCATCCTGAAGAAAAGCGTTCTTGCCGTGGCGATGACGCTGGCCACTTCGCAGTACGCACTGGCACAAGCCGACACCGCGCCGATCCAGAAAGTGGTCGTGACCGGTTCGAACATCAAGCGCATCGATTCCGAAACCGCTTCGCCGGTGACGGTCCTGCGCCGCGAAGAGATCAAGGCCACCGGCGCGACGACCGTGCGCCAGGTGCTCGACACGCTGACCTCGTTCGACACCGGCACCCTGCGCGACGACGGCAGCGCCACCAGCTTTGCGCGCGGCGCCTCGGGCGCCTCCATGCGCGGCCTGGGCAAGGGCGCCACGCTGGTGCTGGTCAATGGCCGGCGCGTCTCGAACTACGCGTTTGCCGATGGTGGCCAGGATGTCTTCGTCAACGTCGACTCGATTCCCGCCGACGTGATCGAGCGCGTCGAAGTGCTCAAGGATGGCGCCTCGGCCATTTATGGTTCCGATGCGATGTCGGGCGTGATCAACATCATCACCCGCAGCACCTACCAGGGTATCGGCGTGTCGGGCAGCATCGAGCGTCCGCAGAGCCACAAGTTTGGCGGCCAGCAGACCGCCGGCCTGGTGGGCGGCTTCGGTAACCTGGAAGCGGATGGCTTCAACGTGTTCGCCAACCTGGAAGCCTATAAGCGCCACGGCTACATGCAGAACGAAATTATTGGCAGCTACCCGGCCTGGCACAAGAAGTATGTGAGCCCTGCGTTCGGCGACCCCAGCCTGTTTTCCTTCCCCGGCAACCTGAACGAGCCGCGCGCCGGCACCCGTGCCGCCATCCGCACCGCCGTGGCCAGCTGCCCTGCCAGCCGCGTCAACACCGCCGGCCTGTGCACCAGCGACCTGACCGGCATCACCCAGTCCTCCGACAGCGCCGAGCGCCTGAATTTCTTCAGCCAGGCCAAATTCAAGCTTGGTTCGGAAATGCGCGGCTTTGCCGAAGTTGCCTACTCGACCACGAAAACAGAATACCGCTCGCTGCCGTACGCCAACGCTGCCGGTTCGCCAACCAACTGGTTCAACGGCTACCTGAAGCGGTCGGAATCGGTTGCCAAGCCCAAGCTGGCAGTAGGCAATCCTGCCAACCCGTACTCGTTCCCGGTGGGTATCGATTACCGCTTCATGGACAACCTCGACATGTGGAAGTCGCCGTCCGAAGCGAACCAGTACCGCGTGATGGCCGGCATCAATGGCCCGATCGAGCGCTTTGGCTTTGAGTGGGAAGTGGCAGCTGGCCGCGTCGGTGGCGATGCGGAATCGCGCGATCATGGCGCCCACCGCGACCGTTTCCCGGCAGCCGTGTCTTCCGGTGAGTATGTCATTGGCGGCCCGAACAGCCAGGAACTGCTGGACCGCATGTTCCCCGTCATCGGCACCGATGCCAAGATTTCCCAGGATTTCGTGGACGGCAAGCTGACCGGCGAAGTCATGACCCTGGCGGGTGGTCCGCTGTCGTTCGCCATCGGTGGCGAGTTCCGCCGCGAATCGATGTACATCAAGTCGACCGACAACGTGGTCAACGCTGAAATCATCGGCCGCGGTTCGCTGTTCATCGACGGCCAGCGCGATCTGTCGGCCGTGTTCCTGGAACTGGATGCGCCAGTGACCAAGAAGCTGGTGGTCAATGCTGCGCTGCGCGCCGACAAGGCCGACGGCTTTGACGGCCACGTCTCGCCAAAAGTGGGCGTGCGCTACACCGTCACGCCGAAGGTGTTGCTGCGTGGTACGGTGGCCGGCGGCTTCCGCGCCCCGAACATTCCGGAAACGCTGGGCAAGGTTGGCCTGACCGGCTTTTTCAACAGCACGCTCGACCCCAAGCGCTGCGATACCGCCACCCGCATCCGCGACATTCTGGCGACGGGCACCAGCACCGACCGTTCGGACGCCACCGTGGCCTACAACTCGGGCTGCCTGACGTCGGTGCCGGCCATGATTTCGTCGAGCTCGTCGCTCAAGCCTGAAACCTCGAAGAGCCTGACGCTGGGCTTTGTCGCCGAGCCAGTCAAGAACGTGAATTTTGCGATGGATTACTACCGCATCGAGCGCGAAGACGAGATTGCCTACCGCCCGGTCAGCTATGTTCTGCAGCGTGAAGACAATGCGCCGTACAGCCAGTTCATCGTGCGCAACCCCGTCAGCGATACCGACCGCCGCCTGGCCGATCGCGCCAACGTGCTCAGCCCCGGCGCCAACCTGGCATTTACCAACGGTAATATCCAGTCGCTGCTGTTGAGCTATGAGAACTTCGGCAAGACCCTCACCTCGGGCATCGACCTGGATCTGTCGGGGCGCCTGAACATGGGCGCCAACGGCACCCTGACCGTAGGCCTGATGTCGACCATCGCGCTCAAGCTGCAGGAGTGGGACATCGATGCCGGTGCTTTCCGCCCGAACACGATTGGTCTGCGCGGCAATCCGAAGTACACCAATGTGCTGTCGGCGGTGTGGAAGAAGGGCACGTTCGCCACGAGCGTGCGCATCAACCGTACGTCGCGCACCGAACTGAACTTCGACGAGACCGACGAGGCACGCTGGAACGAAGCCGGCTGCATCAAGAACGTCAAACCAACCGACGACCTGCCATGCTACACGGCTGCGTCCATGCGGACCGACCTGAACTTCGTGTACTCGGGGTTCAAGAATACGCGCCTAACCGTCAACGTGCGCAATGCCTTGAAGACGTCGGCACCGGTTGACCTGCGCGGCGGTTACGCGCTGCGTCCACGTTCGATCAAGGTTGCGGCTGAGTACTCGTTCTGA